Within Deltaproteobacteria bacterium, the genomic segment AAGTGCCGATGGTTGTTCCAAGCAAAGGTGGCGACCCGATCGCCCGGTTTGACGCCGAGCTTCTTCAGCACGTTGGCGAGCCGATAGACACGGCGGCAGGCCTCGCCATAGGTGTAGCGGAACATCCCGTCCGCCGTACGGCTGGCTAACGGTACGGTGGAGAACATCCGCTCGGCACGCCGCACGAGCTGCGACAACGTCAACGGACCATCTTGCATGAGACCACGCATCGGTAATCTCCTTCACCGGCAGCGCATCGTGGCAACAGCCGGCAACTGTGATGAAGACAAGAGCGGAGAGGGAGGGATTCGAACCCCCGGACCCGTTAGGGTCACACGATTTCGAGTCGTGCGCCTTCAACCAAGCTCGGCCACCTCTCCAAAAGCTATTGCGCCGACAGTTCGCGTTCGGCCGCGGGCATCATCTCGCCCGCGCCACGCCGGGCTCGAAAAAACGCCTGCAACAGGGCCACGCTCTGATCCGCGCATACCCCGCTTTGAACATCCAGCCGATGGTTCAGCACGCCGGTATTGAGATCGAATACCGAACCCAACGCGCCGGCCTTGGGGTCGGCGGCGGCGAACACCACACGATCGACCCGCGCGTGGATCAGCGCGCCGACGCACATCGCGCAGGGTTCGAGCGTGACGAAGACAGTGCAACCAAGCAACCGATAGTTGCCGATCACGGTCGCCGCACGCCGCAACGCGACGATTTCCGCGTGCGCTGTCGGATCAGCCGACTGAATGACCGCGTTGTGCCCGCCACTCAATTCAGCGCCGTCGCGCACCACCACCGCGCCCACCGGCACTTCCCCGTGGGCTGCGGCGCTCGCGGCTTCCTCGAGTGCTCTTCGCATCCAATGTTCTTCGCGGCATGCGTTGTCCATGACCGGCGGACGCTACCACACCATTTTCAGACCGGCAACGCGCCCTTTGCCCCGCCGCGCGCCGGCCGCTATAGAGGCGGGGCGGAGGCGATTCATGGTACGCATCGGGGATACAGTAGTGATCATGTCAGCACCGGGGATGTTCACGGTCGTTGCCATCGATGGCCAGGAAGTCACCATTGAGAGCGCCGCCGGCGCGCAGAAGATCGTGCTGATGCAGGCCGTGCGCACGATCGCGATGGCCGCGCCGCACTGACGCGTGGCTACTCCGCGGGAGATCGCGCCTGATTGAGTCGGTCGAGGTACAGGCGCAGCACTTCGATCCCGTCGGGACAGAACGGTTCACGCTGGGCCAGTTCGATCACCGCATCCAGATCCATCCACTCGCCGCTGGCCACTTCACTGGCCTGCAGCGCGAGTGCTCCATTGTGGGTCGCCGTGTAGACGACGCCGTTGATGTGGTTCGTGTCGTCATCGAACTGGAAGCTGAAGAGGCGCCGCAGCCGATCGCCGGCGACCCCCGCTTCTTCGCGCAACTCGCGCTGTGCCCCGGCGTCGTGATCTTCTCCCGCCGCCACGACGCCGCCGAACGTCACGTCGTAGTAGCCTGGGTAAACGTCCTTCGTAACCGTCCGCCGATGGACGAACAGCTGACTGTCTCGATTGAACAGCAGCACATAGGTGCTGCGGTGACGCAAGCCGCGGGCGCGGATGTCGCGCCGCGTCGTCTGACCGACGACACGGTCCTGTTCGTCGACGATGTCGACCAGTTCGTCCGCGCTCGCCGCCGCACTCATTCGGCGACGGCCTCGCGGGGGATCTCGGCGCTGATCTCTTGCAACCAGGCGCTGAGCAACTCGAGGAACTGCTTGCGCAGCGCGCGCTGACGTGGGGTCAGCTTGGAGAGCATTTCTTCTTTGGTTTTGGCCGGGTCGCCTTGCACGACGAATTCCTCGTCGACGACAACGCTGAGCAGCATCGGGTCGCTCCCGTTCCATTGCTCGGTGACCGGAAACCCGAACTCGCGCAGGCCACCTTCCCAGGTCGCATCGACTTCAATCCATTGGCCGTCGACCTGGATCTGCAGATAGTCGTGAAAATCGACGATCTCATTCTTGAGCAGCAGCGCCTGCATCTCGTCTGGAAACGGCAACGACGATTCGTCGAAGCGGTGGCGGCAGATCATGTTGCGCACTTTGAGCCCGAGCATGCGGAACAACTCGCCCAACAGGTAGTGCTTCCCGGAACAGGACGCGACGCGTTGGCGCAGCACCTCGGCCGGATTCCGACTGGCCGGGTAGGTGTAGGGGATATCGCGCACGTGTTCGAACAACGCGATGCGCGCCGCCACCGGGTCACGGCCAGCGGTCCACTTTTCAAATGCTGCGCGGATCACTCCCTCTTCCATTCGTTCACAAGCCTCAAGCGTCGCGACGCGGTTGACAGGTCATTGTTAAGTCGTCGGATAGAACCTAGCGGGATGAAATCTGGCGAGATGACGGCCTCACAGCTACACACCTGATTGTCGAGGTCACCTGCCGCGGCAGCTTACTGCCGGGTACCCGCTGACGTCAACGGCTCCTACCTCACTGCGCGTCGGCGCACGGCAAAGCGTGCAGCTTCCTCGGGCGTGTTGACGTTGCGAAACGACTCGGCGGCACCCACGACGGCTCGCATCTCAGCCTCAGGTACGTAGTCGACGTTGAGCGCCGGCAGCAGGTTGCGAATAGCGCGGACGCCGCGCTGCAGGGCTGCCGCAATCGGATCCCGCAGCCGCGTTGCGTACAAAGCGTGCAACGGCTCAATGTCGCTCTCCCATTCGGGGATGATGGAGTCTTGTCCATTCAATCGACGCACTAGAAACCCAATCGGCTCAATTCGCAGGAAGGGCATGTCACACGCCACCACGAAAGCGTAAGGGGTCCGCAACCGCGAGAGCCCCGCATGAATGCCGCCGAGCGGTCCGAGACCGGGTACTTCATCGCTGGTGATTTCCACGTCGAAGCCGCGGTACTTCTCGGGAGAGTTACTGACCACCACCACTTGCGGAAAGCACCCCCGCAACAATGCCAAGGTCCGCTCGAACACTGATTGACCATCGACCGTAAGGAAGGCTTTGTCCTCGCCGCCCATACGGCTGTTTTTACCTCCCGCGAGAATCACGCCGCCGACCTCGGTGCTCAGGTACGGATCGCCAGCGGACGCGGCCGCGCCAACTACAGTTTCGGACATCGATTCGGATCGCAGCTGCGACACGCCAGGTTCCGTTGTCGGGCGAAGAATAAGAGCCGCCCACGGGTCAGTCAACCCTGTGGGGTGTTACCCCTACCGAGGCGACTTGACGCGCCAACGGCACCCCTTTTGTCTGGGAAATCGGAGAGTGTTATTGCCACCGGCGATCGGAACCTGCCCGGCGATGAGCGGTGGATCAACGGCTGGCAACCTGACGCAGTGGGGGCCGTAACAGTTCGGGGCCCAGCGTGATCAGCTGAGGCGATAGTTGCTTGCGAATCCGCCCAGGGGACCAGCCAAAGTGCCGGCAAATCGCTTCGAAGCTGAACGGATGATCGTCGCCTTCGCTCAAGAAGTAGCGCTGCGCCCGGTCGCGCTCGGCGGGGTCGCGGTGCTCCAAATCCCAAAAGGCTGACTGCATGACGGCGAGCAGCAGCCGTTCCTCGGGGCTCGTGACACGATGCTGCGTTTCCGCAGTGTCCGTTCCGAAGCGCATAACGGTTGGACGATTATCACCATTGCATACCCCGGGCAATGAAAATCTGATCCGAACGGCTGCCCGGTGGGACCTCGCTCGCCTTAGTCTTCGATCCCCTCGAGTCGGCGCAGCCCATACTGGGTTGAGGCCACAAACACCGCCACCGTCACCCCCAACGCACCCGCCAACGATGTTCCGATTCCCAGCCAAGCGCCGGCGGCGATCACGCCTCCCCGCAGCCAGCTCGTGAACAGAACATAGACCGGCCAGGCCTCCAAGCCGACCACCGCCGCAATGAACGACATGCACAGGACCATGTAGACCAGGCCACCGGTTCCGGCAGCCACGCGGGCGGCGTTGTCGGCATCGAAGTTCGGGTACGTGACCCCGACCGCCAGACCGAGGCTGACGATGCTGAACGTCATCCCAAACAGGGTCAGCGCGGACAACCACATCATGAATGGCATCACTCGCAGATAGGTATTGGTGGCTAAGACCAGCACCTCCCCAAGCACCAACAGCGGGACCAACCCCACCCAGAATTTCGCCCACCACACTCGGCGCAGGCTGAGCGGCGCCGTGCGCAGCACCCACAAGGCCTTCCCCTCCAAACTCACCGACGGGAAAATGAAACGAACCGAAACGGCCGCCACCACAAAACCGGCCAGTGCCAGGTTCAAAAAGGCGATTGCATTCTTGAAGTAGAACGTCACCAGCGGATTGCCCTGCAGCGGCAGGACGCTGAAGTTGTAGACGTACACGACCACGAGCGCCAGCAGCAGAATGAGCTGCGACCACTGACTGGTGTCGCGAAAGAAGGTCTTCACGTCCTTGATCAAGATCAAACGTGTCTGCGGCGAGAACGGCCAGGTCGCCCAGCGCAACAGGGCTTCCCACGCCGGTTGCTGCGTCAACCGGGCCTGCCGACCTTCCTGTGCCTTGGTCCAGCCGGGCAGGAAGAGCCGCCGCATGACCAATTCGCTGCCCATCGCGACGACCGCGGCCGTGGTGACCAGCAGCCCGTAGTAAAACCACGGGGAGCCCTCGCGCAGCCCAAGCGAGGGAGAGATCGCCTCCGCGGCCCAGGTGCTGGGCAGTAGCGGCGAAGCGGGGGCCTGCATCGCCCCGAGGAAGTCCATGAAGTTTGCAAACGCCTCCGGATTGACCAGCCGCTCCGGTTGCAGCAGGCGAAAGAACAAGTACAGCACAGCCACGGCGACGATCGACAGCAGGAAGAGAATGTCCTTGGTCCGGCGCGCCGGGAAGACGTTCACCAGCACGGCAGTGAGCGTGATGCCGATCGCCGCCGGAATCACCAAGAACGGTGGCAAGGTTCCAACGACGGCGAGATAGAAGAGCGGGCCGGCATGATGCACCGTGCCATACGCAAGGAACGCCGGAATCGCGAATAGGATCACCATCCACGACGAGTCGAGGAGGGTCTCGCCCAGCCGACTGTAGAAGAAGCGTGCCGGCGGGATCGGCGCCGCCACCAGACGATCGAGATCGCGGGAGAGAAAAAACGTCGACAGCGACGCGACGATGTTCGAGAACAACAGGATCGAAAAGAACGTCATCAGCACCATGCCGAGCAGCTTGTACGCCAGCACCGGGCCGAGATCCGGAATCGACAGGAAGTACCGCAACGCGCGAGTGAAGAAGATGAAGACCGCCGCGCCGAACCCGAGCGCGACCAGCGCCAACACTGCCGCTTGAATCCGCCCCGCACGGGTCAAGCGCCGAGTGCGGTTACGCGCCGCCAGCCAACGCGGCTGCAATAGCAGCGAAAGGCCCGCCAGCTCGCCGCCGGGGCTCCCGTGCAACTCATTCAACGGCGTTGCGAGCGGCACGGCCAGTCGGCCGTTGGCGCGCGGCATAGTCAGACCCGCATCCCACCCACCGCGCCGTCGCCCTCGATCCCTCCCGTGAGCGTGAGGAACAACGACTCGATTGGCAGGTGATCGGCGCTGCCCACCTGCTGGCGCAGCTCGTCGACGCTGCCGACGGCGATCAGATGGCCCTGATTGATGATGCCGACGCGATCACAGGTCTCTTCCGCCACCTCCAAGCTGTGGGTCGACATGAAGACCGTGACGCCCTCGGCGGCGAGCTGTCGGAAGGTGCGCTTAAGCAAGCGCGCCCCGCGCGGATCGAGCCCGACCATCGGTTCGTCGACGATCAACAACCGCGGTCCGTGAATCAGCGCCGATGCCATCGTCAGGCGTTGCTTCATCCCGTGCGAGTACGACTCGACCAAGTCGTCGGCCCAGTTGGTGAGGTCGAACAGATCCAGCAGCTCGGCCCGCCGCTTGTCCATCAATCCGTCGGGAACGCTATAGAGTCCGGCGACAAAGGCGAGGAATTCGCTCGCCGTGAGCTTCTCATAGATGTACGGACGATCCGGGACGAAGCCGCACATTTGTTTGGCGCGCAACGGATCGGCACTGAGGTGGTGGCCGCCGAGCCATACGCTGCCCTCGGTCGGCTGCAGCAAACCCATCATCATGCGGATCGTCGTCGTCTTTCCCGCTCCGTTGGGACCGAGAAAGCCGAAGATCTCGCCGGCCGGCACGTGCAGATTGACGCAATCCACAGCGATCACGTCGCCGTAACGCTTGGTGAGGTCACGTAGTTCGATCATGTCCACCATGGTGTCGTGCCCCGATCGGGTTTGCAAGATCAGTGCCCCGTTCCCTGCGAGGGCGCATGCCGGGCTGTCCTGGGTGTGCGGAAGCGTACTCCGGCGAGTGCTTGCCACTCGCGCTGAAATGAAACGCCGCGCCGCGCCGCGTTCACGCGTTCAATGGGCTTCTCGCCACCGAAAGCCAGCCGTTGCGCGCCCGATTCGAGCCGTTGGAGCCATACTGGGAACCTTACCCCCCGTCGCCGAGTTAGAGTCGATGACATGACCGGACCGGGCCTCTGCTGGCTGCTCACCTTCGTCACCCTGCCGCTCGCGGAGGCAACGCGGGAAGTACTGCGGGAAGAACCACCGATGGATCGCGTCGTCCCCGCTGGGCCGGCCTGAGGCCGACGGAGTCGTGCATGCCGGTATACGAGGCCGCTGGATCTTTGCTCGCGCCCGACATCATGGTGCCCGAACAATATTTCGCATCCGCCTACCCGCCTTCGCTCTCACCAGAGCGTCGCCTCATGCTGGCGGTGCTGGAAGAGGCCGTGCTGACCCTGCTCAAGCACTGCGGCAACCCGAGCGTGCGACCGCAGCGCCTGGCGAAGGATGCCACGCGTTGGTTCGCGGCGCGCGACAACAGTTGGCCGTTCTCGTTTGAGAACATCTGCAGCGCGTTGCACTTCGATGCCGATTACATCCGCCGCGGCGTATTCACCCTGGCTCATGGCCCGGCGGGCGCCGCCAGTGGCCAGTTCGTCGTCACCCTGCCCTTTGCTCGTCGGGTTGCCGGGCATCGCCACAAGGTTGGCCTCCTCTTGCCGCACCGCAAAGCGGTCGGCTGAATCGCCCGCTAGTCTCGCAGCGCAACCCGCAACCGCACTGGATGCTCGCGGCGCGGCCCGCACCAGCGAAAGCGGCGCAGGTCGACGACACCGTCGCGATCGAACTCGATCCCTTCGTCTTCAAGTAGCCGGCGCTGCAGTTCCGGCCGATAGACATCACCGCGATGGCTGATCCGTCCCGCCGCGTTGATCACCCGCTGCCATGGAACGCTCGGCTCGATTGCCGCCGGCAGCCAGGACAGCGCCGTTCCGACGGCGCGCGCCGCGCGCGGATGGCCGACGATGGCGGCGATTTGTCCGTACGTCGCCACGCGGCCGGAGGGGATTCGCTTCACCGTGCGATACACAGCACGACGGAACGGCGCCGGCGCGTCCCGCGGTGGTCGGCTACTCATGCCGCGATCTGCGGGAATACCTGCATGAACGGTTTCACTTCGACCGAGTTGAACACGCCATTGATCACATAGGGATCGCGGCTGACGATCGCCCACACCGCCTCGCGCGACTCCGCATCGAGGATGATCAGGCTTCCGCTCCCGTCGGTGAACGGACCCGCCAGCCGCACGCGTCCGG encodes:
- a CDS encoding molybdenum cofactor guanylyltransferase is translated as MSETVVGAAASAGDPYLSTEVGGVILAGGKNSRMGGEDKAFLTVDGQSVFERTLALLRGCFPQVVVVSNSPEKYRGFDVEITSDEVPGLGPLGGIHAGLSRLRTPYAFVVACDMPFLRIEPIGFLVRRLNGQDSIIPEWESDIEPLHALYATRLRDPIAAALQRGVRAIRNLLPALNVDYVPEAEMRAVVGAAESFRNVNTPEEAARFAVRRRAVR
- a CDS encoding MGMT family protein, giving the protein MSSRPPRDAPAPFRRAVYRTVKRIPSGRVATYGQIAAIVGHPRAARAVGTALSWLPAAIEPSVPWQRVINAAGRISHRGDVYRPELQRRLLEDEGIEFDRDGVVDLRRFRWCGPRREHPVRLRVALRD
- a CDS encoding NUDIX domain-containing protein, which produces MSAAASADELVDIVDEQDRVVGQTTRRDIRARGLRHRSTYVLLFNRDSQLFVHRRTVTKDVYPGYYDVTFGGVVAAGEDHDAGAQRELREEAGVAGDRLRRLFSFQFDDDTNHINGVVYTATHNGALALQASEVASGEWMDLDAVIELAQREPFCPDGIEVLRLYLDRLNQARSPAE
- a CDS encoding ABC transporter ATP-binding protein, which gives rise to MIELRDLTKRYGDVIAVDCVNLHVPAGEIFGFLGPNGAGKTTTIRMMMGLLQPTEGSVWLGGHHLSADPLRAKQMCGFVPDRPYIYEKLTASEFLAFVAGLYSVPDGLMDKRRAELLDLFDLTNWADDLVESYSHGMKQRLTMASALIHGPRLLIVDEPMVGLDPRGARLLKRTFRQLAAEGVTVFMSTHSLEVAEETCDRVGIINQGHLIAVGSVDELRQQVGSADHLPIESLFLTLTGGIEGDGAVGGMRV
- the tadA gene encoding tRNA adenosine(34) deaminase TadA, whose amino-acid sequence is MDNACREEHWMRRALEEAASAAAHGEVPVGAVVVRDGAELSGGHNAVIQSADPTAHAEIVALRRAATVIGNYRLLGCTVFVTLEPCAMCVGALIHARVDRVVFAAADPKAGALGSVFDLNTGVLNHRLDVQSGVCADQSVALLQAFFRARRGAGEMMPAAERELSAQ